The following coding sequences are from one Biomphalaria glabrata chromosome 8, xgBioGlab47.1, whole genome shotgun sequence window:
- the LOC106056677 gene encoding tetratricopeptide repeat protein 29-like encodes MDAATVIQSTKSGTTSHSYMKRKVPPSGHLEPIKGLGRRDKQAADKSALLRSALPVLRKQDIAKFRNSYKHNLCLDMLTEGFHLSFCELINLIRQQHERREAAGPESFIWTKPVLPDQPDKLEMMKMYLTRAEAASRIGHYLDEYQSRYDLAQSFKDNPDDQWLVDHFFTTCLEVAMKVPVEVGGKIQSEGHCNVGLCLQKRGNFREAAKHFEAYHKLAANYKNEWKMSNGTSFYTDSCIKLYHIYTIIGAELARSAEQEERDLSLETLKQALEMAKNSLDKKLEGEASYNLGMAFQKINDLDTALSHLFNFYESCQGDSNSEGIGRACDSIAKIYARQGNKEKSVEFLKRFVELTEKTGLEKEYCLACHNLGNVCNSVGNYDEATEYFSKAYNISRALGDPISTNVNRVQYGIAMAHRMMGKFANHIVVGGKTCITRLAEWKSVRTDEFSKPIPDTVPGAAHHVVLPPPPAQKETEHEEEAEEEAHEMKETQDPSIEIIKPDSLEQNSE; translated from the exons ATGGATGCTGCAACTGTTATCCAGTCTACAAAAAGTGGAACTACTTCACATTCATATATGAAAAGAAAAGTTCCACCATCTGGACATCTTGAGCCCATTAAAGGTCTAGGACGAAGAGACAAACAAGCAGCAGATAAAAGTGCACTTTTACGAAGTGCACTTCCAGTTCTGCGTAAGCAAGATATTGCCAA GTTTCGAAATTCATACAAACATAACCTTTGTCTGGATATGCTAACAGAAGGATTTCACCTGTCCTTTTGTGAGCTAATTAACCTAATTCGTCAGCAGCATGAGCGTAGAGAAGCAGCCGGTCCTGAATCTTTCATCTGGACTAAACCAGTTCTTCCTGACCAGCCAGATAAATTGGAAATgatgaaaatgtatttaacaAGAGCTGAAGCTGCTAGCAGAATag GTCATTATCTCGATGAGTATCAATCAAGATATGATCTGGCACAAAGTTTCAAAGATAACCCAGATGACCAGTGGCTTGTTGACCATTTTTTCACAACTTGTCTTGAAGTGGCTATGAAAGTGCCTGTTGAAGTTGGTGGCAAAATTCAGTCAGAAGGTCATTGTAATGTTGGTTTATGCTTGCAGAAAAGAG GAAACTTTAGAGAGGCTGCTAAACATTTTGAAGCATATCACAAGTTGGCTGCAAATTACAAGAATGAATGGAAGATGTCCAATGGAACAAGTTTTTATACAGATTCTTGCATCAAACTTTATCACATCTACACTATCATTGGAGCAGAGCTGGCAAGGAGTGCTGAACAAGAGGAAAGAGATCTTTCCTTAGAAACTCTGAAACAAGCATTGGAAATGGCAAAAAATA gCTTAGATAAGAAACTAGAAGGTGAGGCATCCTATAATCTGGGCATGGCATTCCAGAAGATAAATGACTTGGATACTGCGCTGTCT CACTTATTCAACTTCTATGAGTCTTGTCAAGGTGACAGTAATAGTGAAGGAATTGGAAGAGCCTGTGATTCTATTGCCAAAATTTATGCCAG GCAaggtaataaagaaaaaagtgttgagtttttaaagagatttgtTGAACTGACTGAAAAGACTGGCTTAGAAAAAGAATATTGTTTGGCATGCCATAACCTGGGAAATGTTTGCAATTCTGTG GGTAATTATGACGAGGCCACAGAATACTTCAGCAAAGCTTACAACATATCACGTGCTCTTGGAGACCCTATTTCAACCAATGTAAATAGAGTGCAGTACGGTATAGCCATGGCCCACAGGATGATGGGTAAATTTGCCAATCACATTGTTGTTGGAGGTAAAACATGCATTACAAGGCTAGCGGAATGGAAGAGTGTGAGAACCGATGAGTTTAGCAAGCCAATCCCAGACACAG TCCCAGGGGCAGCTCATCACGTTGTGCTCCCACCTCCTCCAGCCCAAAAAGAAACAGAGCATGAAGAAGAAGCTGAAGAAGAAGCCCATGAAATGAAAGAAACCCAAGATCCTTCAATAGAGATTATCAAACCTGACAGCTTGGAACAAAACAGTGAATAA